A single genomic interval of Mycolicibacterium sp. MU0053 harbors:
- a CDS encoding GNAT family N-acetyltransferase produces MSAPPLFRLSEDRQVAVVRDAAAVRRVLDADPVVSCMVAARVADYGVDPTAIGGELWTRRHPEESLCFAGANLIPLRGSVADLTAFAEKALSGARRCSSLVGPAELVLPMWQRLDGAWGPARDVREQQPLMALSTAPSSPVDPAVRRVRLDELDAYLIAAVDMFIGEVGIDPRVGDGGRGYRRRIANLIAAGRAWARFEHGEVIFKAEVGSQSPHVGQIQGVWVHPDRRGHGLGTAGTATVGKALVAGGRIASLYVNSYNTVARAAYERAGFTEVGTFATVLLD; encoded by the coding sequence ATGTCGGCTCCGCCGCTCTTTCGCCTGAGCGAAGACCGTCAGGTGGCCGTGGTGCGCGATGCCGCCGCGGTGCGCCGCGTGCTCGACGCCGACCCCGTCGTCTCCTGCATGGTGGCCGCGCGCGTGGCCGACTACGGCGTGGATCCGACCGCGATCGGCGGCGAACTGTGGACCCGGCGGCACCCCGAGGAATCGCTGTGTTTCGCCGGCGCCAATCTGATCCCGCTGCGCGGCAGCGTCGCCGATCTGACGGCCTTCGCCGAGAAGGCGCTCAGCGGGGCGCGCCGCTGCTCCTCGCTGGTCGGACCCGCCGAACTGGTGCTGCCGATGTGGCAACGGCTGGACGGGGCCTGGGGTCCGGCGCGCGATGTGCGCGAACAGCAACCCCTGATGGCGCTGAGCACCGCGCCGAGCAGCCCGGTAGATCCCGCGGTGCGCCGGGTGCGCCTCGACGAACTCGACGCGTACCTGATTGCCGCGGTGGACATGTTCATCGGGGAGGTCGGAATCGACCCGCGCGTCGGCGACGGCGGCCGGGGCTACCGCAGGCGGATCGCGAACCTGATCGCCGCGGGCCGCGCCTGGGCCCGCTTCGAACACGGCGAGGTGATCTTCAAGGCCGAGGTCGGGTCCCAGTCCCCGCACGTGGGGCAGATCCAGGGGGTGTGGGTGCACCCGGATCGGCGCGGCCACGGGCTGGGCACGGCCGGGACCGCCACCGTGGGGAAGGCCCTGGTGGCCGGCGGTCGGATCGCGAGCCTGTACGTCAACAGCTACAACACGGTCGCGCGCGCGGCCTATGAGCGCGCGGGCTTCACCGAGGTGGGTACCTTCGCGACGGTGCTGCTCGACTGA
- the ngg gene encoding N-acetylglutaminylglutamine synthetase, translated as MNAVEHSPPGDPAREPITLGLHDASPQHLVDAMADDVVLELGWGRLIFGQTFADPEVLAATLAHERPGRRDICIYARESHVLISRAPNELFIDPSHTYRLRFSEPHSEPPPPSGFSIRTLESPSDADEINRVFVRCGMVPAPTDVIWENHLRADAVDYLVAVRDDGGIIGTVTGVDHHRLFADPEDGSSLWTLAVDPTAGLPGIGAALTAQLASIFRDRGRAYMDLSVAHDNSAAIALYEKLGFTRVPVLAVKRKNAINEPLFTPIPETVDDLNPYARIIADEAMRRGIRVEVLDAETGEMLLTHGGRSVITRESLSEFTSAVAMSRCDDKRLTRRIVGEAGVVVPRGRLATFDEADHAFLAEVGDVVVKPTRGEQGKGITVGISSSEALDAALVRAREQHPEVLIEQRATGDDLRLVVIDGKVVAAALRKPAEITGTGTHTVAELIEAQSRRREAATGGESRIPIDDVTRDTVAEAGWSFDDVLPKGTRLRVRRMANLHQGGTIHDVTDQVHPELCRVAVTAAAAIGIPVTGIDLLVPDVTRDEYVFVEANERPGLANHEPQPTAAAFIDFLFPGQPGLPQAWTAATAPE; from the coding sequence ATGAATGCCGTCGAGCACTCCCCGCCCGGCGACCCCGCCCGCGAACCCATCACACTCGGGCTGCATGACGCCTCGCCGCAGCATCTGGTGGACGCCATGGCCGACGACGTGGTGCTCGAATTAGGTTGGGGCCGGCTGATTTTCGGCCAGACCTTCGCCGACCCCGAAGTGCTGGCCGCCACCCTGGCCCATGAACGGCCCGGCCGGCGCGACATCTGCATCTACGCTCGCGAATCGCATGTGCTGATCTCCCGGGCGCCCAACGAGCTGTTCATCGATCCCAGCCACACCTACCGGCTGCGCTTCAGCGAGCCGCACTCCGAACCCCCACCGCCGTCCGGGTTCAGCATCCGCACCCTGGAATCCCCCTCGGACGCCGACGAGATCAACCGCGTCTTCGTGCGGTGCGGCATGGTGCCCGCCCCCACCGACGTGATCTGGGAGAACCACCTGCGCGCCGACGCGGTCGACTATCTGGTCGCGGTGCGCGACGACGGCGGCATCATCGGGACCGTCACCGGTGTCGATCACCACCGGCTGTTCGCCGACCCCGAGGACGGCTCGAGCCTGTGGACCCTGGCCGTGGACCCGACGGCGGGCCTGCCCGGCATCGGCGCCGCGCTCACCGCGCAGTTGGCGTCGATCTTCCGCGACCGGGGCCGCGCCTACATGGACCTTTCGGTGGCCCATGACAATTCGGCGGCGATCGCGCTGTACGAGAAGCTGGGCTTCACGCGCGTCCCGGTGCTGGCGGTCAAGCGCAAGAACGCGATCAACGAACCGTTGTTCACCCCGATCCCCGAGACCGTCGACGACCTCAACCCGTACGCGCGCATCATCGCCGATGAGGCCATGCGCCGCGGCATCCGGGTCGAGGTGCTCGACGCGGAGACCGGCGAAATGCTGCTGACCCACGGCGGTCGCAGCGTGATCACCCGCGAATCGCTGTCGGAGTTCACCTCCGCGGTCGCCATGAGCCGCTGCGACGACAAGCGACTGACGCGGCGGATCGTCGGCGAGGCCGGCGTCGTGGTTCCGCGCGGCCGGCTGGCGACCTTCGACGAGGCCGACCACGCGTTCCTCGCCGAGGTGGGCGATGTCGTCGTCAAGCCGACCCGCGGCGAACAGGGCAAGGGCATCACGGTCGGGATCAGCAGTTCCGAGGCGCTCGACGCCGCACTGGTCCGCGCCCGCGAGCAACACCCGGAGGTGCTGATCGAACAGCGCGCCACCGGCGACGACCTGCGGTTGGTGGTGATCGACGGCAAGGTGGTGGCCGCCGCGCTGCGCAAGCCCGCCGAGATCACCGGAACCGGTACCCACACCGTGGCCGAACTCATCGAGGCCCAGAGCCGTCGGCGCGAGGCGGCCACCGGCGGCGAGTCCCGCATCCCGATCGACGACGTCACCCGCGACACCGTGGCCGAGGCCGGCTGGTCCTTCGACGACGTGCTGCCCAAGGGCACCCGGCTGCGGGTGCGCCGGATGGCCAATCTGCATCAGGGCGGGACCATTCACGACGTCACCGACCAGGTCCACCCCGAGTTGTGCCGGGTCGCGGTCACCGCGGCCGCGGCCATCGGCATCCCGGTCACCGGCATCGACCTGCTGGTCCCGGACGTCACGCGCGACGAGTACGTGTTCGTCGAGGCCAACGAGCGCCCCGGGCTGGCCAACCACGAGCCGCAGCCGACGGCCGCGGCCTTCATCGACTTCTTGTTCCCGGGTCAGCCCGGCCTGCCCCAGGCGTGGACCGCGGCCACCGCACCCGAATAG
- a CDS encoding PaaI family thioesterase produces the protein MTETVHLLHLLDYRTAVETDERVVMEMDNRPDLANVRGALQGGLIATLIDIAGGVLAGRNVGPDQDVTTADLNIHYLAPVVEGPARAEATIVRAGRRLIVTAVDVTDVARDRLAARATLSFAVLDKR, from the coding sequence GTGACCGAGACCGTGCACCTGCTCCACCTGCTGGATTACCGCACCGCGGTGGAAACCGACGAACGCGTCGTGATGGAGATGGACAACCGCCCCGATCTGGCGAACGTCCGCGGCGCACTGCAGGGCGGCCTCATCGCCACCTTGATCGACATCGCCGGCGGGGTGCTGGCCGGCCGCAACGTGGGACCCGACCAGGATGTGACCACCGCCGACCTGAACATCCACTACCTCGCCCCGGTCGTGGAGGGACCCGCCCGGGCCGAGGCGACGATCGTGCGGGCCGGGCGGCGCTTGATCGTGACCGCCGTCGATGTCACCGATGTGGCTCGCGATCGGCTGGCGGCGCGGGCGACGTTGAGCTTCGCCGTCCTCGACAAGCGTTGA
- the map gene encoding type I methionyl aminopeptidase, giving the protein MPVRTPLRPGELSPTRPVPKSIPRPEYAWQPTVREGSEPWVQTPEVIEMMRVAGRIAARALAEAGKAVAPGVTTDELDRVAHEYMLDHGAYPSTLGYKGFPKSCCTSLNEVICHGIPDSTVIEDGDIVNIDVTAYLDGVHGDTNATFLAGDVSEEHRLLVERTHEATMRAIKAVKPGRQLSVVGRVIEAYANRFGYNVVRDFTGHGIGTTFHNGLVVLHYDEPSVQTVLEPGMTFTIEPMINLGALDYEIWDDGWTVATTDRKWTAQFEHTLVVTDDGAEILTLP; this is encoded by the coding sequence ATGCCTGTTCGCACGCCGCTACGCCCCGGTGAGCTCTCGCCGACCCGGCCGGTCCCCAAGTCGATCCCACGCCCCGAGTACGCGTGGCAGCCGACCGTGCGCGAGGGCAGCGAGCCCTGGGTGCAGACCCCCGAGGTCATCGAGATGATGCGGGTCGCGGGCCGGATCGCGGCCCGTGCGCTCGCCGAGGCCGGCAAGGCCGTGGCGCCCGGTGTGACGACCGACGAACTCGACCGGGTGGCCCATGAGTACATGCTGGACCACGGCGCCTATCCCTCGACACTGGGCTACAAGGGGTTCCCGAAGTCCTGCTGCACCTCGCTGAACGAGGTCATCTGCCACGGCATCCCGGACTCGACGGTCATCGAGGACGGCGACATCGTCAACATCGACGTCACCGCCTACCTCGACGGCGTGCATGGCGACACCAACGCCACCTTCCTGGCCGGCGATGTCTCCGAGGAGCACCGCCTGCTCGTCGAGCGCACCCATGAGGCCACCATGCGCGCCATCAAGGCGGTCAAGCCCGGGCGGCAGCTGTCGGTCGTCGGCCGGGTCATCGAAGCCTATGCAAATCGGTTCGGCTACAACGTAGTTCGCGACTTCACCGGACACGGCATCGGGACCACCTTCCACAACGGTCTGGTGGTGCTGCACTACGACGAGCCGTCGGTGCAGACCGTGCTGGAACCCGGGATGACCTTCACCATCGAGCCAATGATCAACCTGGGCGCGCTGGACTACGAGATCTGGGACGACGGCTGGACCGTCGCGACCACCGACCGCAAATGGACGGCGCAATTCGAGCACACCCTGGTGGTCACCGACGACGGCGCCGAAATCCTCACCCTCCCGTGA
- a CDS encoding penicillin-binding transpeptidase domain-containing protein, translating to MVTIRSTVTRIGAGVLAALLVAALPSCTPRPDGPTPAAEAFFAQLAAGNTSAAADLSDRPEEARAALNAAWSGLQATGLDAEVLGSRFTEDTGAVHYRYSWHLPKDRTWTYDGELNLVRNEGKWEVRWTATGLHPRLGENQSLELRGDPPRRASVNEVGGTDVLVPGNKYRYAIDAREAGLELMPTARAVVDALRPFNDTLDPQRLAERASAVATPMELATLSKDDHDRVKPAIGHLPGVVVTPLADLLPTDPTFAPAIINEIKKTVINDLDGEAGWRVVSVNQNGVDVGVLSEVPAEPAPSVSITLDRAVQNAAQNAVNGQGRKAMMVVLRPSTGDILAVAQNAAADVDGPTATMGMYPPGSTFKIITAGAAIERDMATPNTLLGCPGTIDIGHRTVPNYNRFDLGTVPLSKAFANSCNTTFAELASRMPPRALTTAAAQFGIGPDYMIDGIMTVSGSVPPTVDLAERTEDGFGQGKVLASPFGMAMAAATVAAGAAPVPRLILGRSTEIIGERPPVGPDQLEGLRSMMRMVVTNGTAKELNGYGDVRGKTGEAEFNGGSHAWFAGYRGDMAFAALIVGGGSSEYAVRMTKQMFDSLPDGYLT from the coding sequence ATGGTCACAATTAGATCAACAGTCACACGCATCGGCGCGGGCGTGCTAGCGGCGTTGCTGGTCGCGGCGCTGCCGTCCTGCACCCCGCGGCCCGACGGCCCGACGCCCGCGGCCGAAGCGTTCTTCGCCCAGTTGGCGGCCGGCAACACCTCCGCGGCGGCCGACCTGTCGGATCGCCCGGAGGAGGCGCGCGCCGCCCTGAATGCGGCCTGGTCGGGACTGCAGGCCACCGGGCTGGACGCCGAGGTGCTGGGCTCGCGGTTCACCGAGGACACCGGCGCCGTGCACTACCGCTACAGCTGGCACCTGCCCAAGGACCGCACCTGGACCTATGACGGCGAGCTGAACCTGGTCCGCAACGAGGGCAAGTGGGAAGTCCGTTGGACCGCAACGGGTTTGCACCCCAGGCTGGGGGAGAACCAGAGTCTGGAACTGCGCGGGGACCCGCCGCGGCGCGCCTCGGTGAACGAGGTCGGCGGCACCGATGTGCTGGTGCCGGGCAACAAATACCGCTACGCGATCGACGCTCGCGAGGCCGGGCTGGAGTTGATGCCGACCGCGCGCGCCGTCGTCGATGCGCTGCGACCCTTCAACGACACCCTGGACCCGCAGCGGCTGGCCGAGCGGGCCAGCGCCGTCGCCACCCCGATGGAACTGGCGACCCTGAGCAAGGACGACCACGACCGGGTCAAGCCCGCGATCGGACATCTGCCCGGCGTGGTGGTGACCCCGCTGGCCGATCTGCTGCCCACCGACCCCACCTTCGCGCCGGCGATCATCAACGAGATCAAGAAGACCGTGATCAACGACCTCGACGGGGAGGCCGGCTGGCGCGTGGTCAGCGTCAACCAGAACGGCGTCGACGTGGGTGTGCTCAGCGAGGTACCCGCCGAACCGGCACCCTCGGTGTCGATCACCCTGGATCGCGCGGTGCAGAACGCGGCGCAGAACGCCGTCAACGGGCAGGGCCGCAAGGCGATGATGGTGGTGCTGCGGCCCTCGACCGGCGACATCCTGGCGGTGGCCCAGAACGCCGCCGCCGACGTCGACGGGCCCACCGCGACCATGGGCATGTATCCACCCGGCTCGACCTTCAAGATCATCACCGCCGGTGCGGCGATCGAACGCGACATGGCCACGCCGAACACGCTGCTGGGGTGCCCGGGAACCATTGACATCGGGCACCGCACCGTCCCCAACTACAACCGCTTCGATCTCGGGACCGTGCCGCTGTCCAAGGCGTTCGCCAATTCGTGCAACACCACGTTCGCGGAGCTGGCGAGCCGCATGCCGCCGCGCGCGCTGACCACCGCGGCCGCCCAGTTCGGCATCGGCCCCGACTACATGATCGACGGCATCATGACCGTCTCCGGCTCGGTGCCGCCCACCGTCGATCTGGCCGAACGCACCGAGGATGGCTTCGGTCAGGGCAAGGTGCTGGCCAGCCCGTTCGGGATGGCAATGGCCGCGGCGACGGTCGCGGCGGGCGCGGCCCCGGTCCCGCGGCTGATCCTGGGCCGCTCCACCGAGATCATCGGGGAGCGCCCGCCGGTGGGCCCGGACCAGCTCGAGGGGCTGCGGTCGATGATGCGCATGGTGGTCACCAACGGCACCGCCAAGGAACTCAACGGCTACGGCGACGTGCGCGGGAAGACCGGTGAGGCCGAGTTCAACGGCGGTTCGCACGCCTGGTTTGCCGGCTATCGCGGCGACATGGCGTTCGCGGCGTTGATCGTCGGCGGTGGCAGTTCGGAGTACGCGGTGCGGATGACCAAGCAGATGTTCGACAGCCTGCCGGACGGCTACCTGACCTGA
- a CDS encoding N-acetylglutaminylglutamine amidotransferase: MCGATGEVRLDGRTPDVAAVSAMAAVMAPRGPDGAGAWSQGRVALGHRRLKIIDLSEAGAQPMVDSDLGLAIAWNGCIYNYKQLRDELISVGYRFFSHSDTEVLLKAYHHWGDRFVERMFGMFAFAIVERDSGRVLLGRDRLGIKPLYVTEDSRRIRFASSLPALLAGGGVDTRIDPVALHHYLSFHSVVPPPLTILRGVRKVPPATLIAIEPDGTQHTSTYWTPDFTRHADRTDWTERDWEDAVLDSLRRAVERRLVADVPVGCLLSGGVDSSLIVGLLAEAGQTGLQTFSIGFESVGGVAGDEFKWSDIIAERFNTQHHQIRIDTQRMLPALDGAIGAMSEPMVSHDCVAFYLLSQEVAKHVKVVQSGQGADEVFAGYHWYPPMAEPSAASLQGAVASYRGAFFDRDQAAMDRLVAGSPGDVVAADDPSGRFVTEHFARAGAETGVDRALRLDTMVMLVDDPVKRVDNMTMAWGLEGRVPFLDHELVELAAGCPPHLKTALDGKGVLKQAARQVIPSEVIDRPKGYFPVPALTHLEGPYLDMVRDALYAPAAKERGLFAPDAVDRLLADPNGRLTPLRGNELWQIALLELWLQRHGIDGPAA; this comes from the coding sequence ATGTGTGGAGCGACCGGAGAGGTCCGACTCGACGGCAGGACACCCGATGTGGCTGCCGTGTCTGCGATGGCCGCCGTCATGGCACCGCGAGGTCCCGACGGCGCCGGAGCCTGGTCCCAGGGCCGGGTGGCACTGGGTCACCGCAGGCTGAAGATCATCGATCTGTCCGAGGCCGGCGCGCAGCCGATGGTGGACTCCGATCTGGGACTGGCGATCGCCTGGAACGGCTGCATCTACAACTACAAGCAGTTGCGTGATGAGCTGATCTCGGTCGGCTACCGGTTCTTCTCCCACAGCGACACCGAGGTGTTGCTCAAGGCGTACCACCACTGGGGTGACCGATTCGTCGAGCGGATGTTCGGCATGTTCGCGTTTGCGATCGTCGAGCGCGACAGCGGGCGGGTGCTGCTCGGCCGTGACCGTCTCGGCATCAAGCCGCTTTATGTCACCGAGGACTCCCGGCGCATCCGGTTCGCCTCGTCGCTGCCCGCGCTGCTGGCCGGCGGCGGGGTGGACACCCGCATCGACCCGGTGGCGCTGCATCACTACCTGAGCTTCCACTCCGTGGTCCCGCCGCCGCTGACGATCCTGCGCGGCGTCCGCAAGGTGCCACCGGCGACCCTGATCGCCATCGAACCCGACGGCACCCAGCACACCTCGACGTATTGGACGCCGGACTTCACCCGCCACGCCGACCGCACCGACTGGACCGAACGGGACTGGGAGGACGCCGTCCTCGACTCGCTGCGACGCGCGGTCGAGCGCCGCCTGGTCGCCGACGTTCCGGTGGGCTGCCTGTTGTCCGGCGGCGTCGATTCCAGCCTGATCGTCGGCTTGCTCGCCGAGGCCGGACAGACCGGTTTGCAGACGTTTTCCATCGGGTTCGAGTCGGTCGGCGGCGTCGCCGGCGACGAGTTCAAGTGGTCGGACATCATCGCCGAGCGCTTCAACACGCAGCACCATCAGATCCGGATCGACACCCAACGCATGCTGCCGGCGCTCGACGGTGCGATCGGCGCCATGAGCGAGCCGATGGTCAGCCACGACTGCGTCGCGTTCTACCTGCTCAGCCAGGAGGTCGCCAAGCACGTCAAGGTGGTGCAGTCCGGTCAGGGCGCCGACGAGGTCTTCGCGGGGTACCACTGGTACCCGCCGATGGCGGAGCCGTCCGCGGCCAGCCTGCAGGGCGCGGTCGCCAGCTACCGCGGCGCCTTCTTCGACCGTGATCAGGCCGCGATGGATCGCCTCGTGGCCGGATCCCCGGGCGATGTGGTCGCCGCCGACGACCCCAGCGGGCGGTTCGTCACCGAGCATTTCGCCCGGGCCGGCGCCGAGACCGGGGTCGATCGCGCGCTGCGACTCGACACCATGGTGATGCTCGTCGACGACCCGGTGAAGCGGGTCGACAACATGACCATGGCCTGGGGCCTGGAGGGCCGCGTCCCGTTCCTCGATCACGAACTGGTCGAACTGGCCGCGGGCTGCCCGCCGCACCTCAAGACCGCCCTCGACGGCAAGGGGGTGTTGAAACAGGCGGCTCGCCAAGTCATCCCGTCGGAGGTCATCGACCGGCCCAAGGGGTACTTCCCGGTGCCGGCGCTCACCCACCTCGAAGGCCCCTACCTCGACATGGTCCGCGACGCGCTCTACGCGCCGGCCGCCAAGGAGCGCGGACTGTTCGCACCCGACGCGGTCGACCGTCTGCTGGCCGATCCCAACGGTCGGCTGACGCCGCTGCGCGGCAACGAATTGTGGCAGATCGCGCTGCTCGAACTCTGGTTGCAGCGCCACGGCATCGACGGACCGGCCGCGTGA
- a CDS encoding ArsR/SmtB family transcription factor — translation MEHEQGPPQVVLATSALADVDIAGWTQRFDLLSDPGRLEILLGLHRAPGICVGDLADALNRSENAVSQALRVLRQQGWVSSTRIGRQVSYRLEDPTVHDLLHWIGAAHN, via the coding sequence ATGGAGCACGAACAGGGACCGCCCCAGGTCGTGTTGGCGACCTCGGCGCTGGCGGATGTGGACATCGCGGGCTGGACGCAGCGGTTCGACCTGCTGTCGGACCCGGGCCGCCTGGAGATCCTGCTGGGACTGCACCGCGCGCCCGGCATCTGTGTCGGCGACCTGGCCGACGCGTTGAACCGTTCGGAGAACGCGGTCTCGCAGGCGCTGCGCGTGCTGCGCCAGCAGGGCTGGGTGTCGTCCACCCGGATCGGGCGGCAGGTCAGCTACCGGCTCGAGGACCCCACCGTGCACGACCTGTTGCACTGGATCGGCGCCGCCCACAACTAG
- a CDS encoding alpha/beta fold hydrolase, whose amino-acid sequence MPPTTMTVDGFPIPVDVSGPETGPVVVLLGAAQQATAAYDSVCQRLHTASLRTVVIGPEPRLKPESVLEILDWLTVPWAVLVGDRAGAELAWDLAARRLDRFTALVVVDRGHPRAADSDGVIRDADCPPVELNTTALVSTAAARSVALASQQFVFGDFRVVDLLGRRNAAESTAQLAGEIVLRTSTW is encoded by the coding sequence ATGCCTCCGACGACGATGACCGTCGACGGCTTCCCGATCCCGGTCGACGTTTCCGGCCCGGAGACGGGCCCGGTCGTGGTCCTACTCGGCGCCGCCCAACAGGCGACCGCCGCCTATGACAGTGTCTGCCAACGGTTGCACACCGCGTCGTTGCGGACCGTGGTCATCGGGCCGGAGCCCCGCCTGAAGCCGGAGTCGGTGCTGGAAATCCTGGACTGGCTGACCGTGCCCTGGGCGGTGCTGGTCGGTGATCGCGCGGGCGCCGAGCTGGCCTGGGATCTGGCGGCCCGGCGCCTCGATCGGTTCACCGCGCTCGTGGTCGTCGACCGCGGACATCCGCGGGCCGCCGACTCCGACGGCGTGATCCGCGACGCCGACTGCCCGCCGGTGGAACTCAACACCACCGCCCTGGTGAGCACGGCCGCGGCGCGCTCGGTCGCGCTGGCCAGTCAGCAGTTCGTGTTCGGGGACTTCCGGGTGGTCGACCTGCTCGGCCGGCGCAACGCCGCCGAGTCCACCGCCCAGCTGGCCGGCGAGATCGTGTTGCGCACCAGCACGTGGTGA
- a CDS encoding gamma-glutamyl-gamma-aminobutyrate hydrolase family protein, with protein MNGAEAARPVLGLTTYLQQAQTGVWDVHASFLPAVYFDGVTRAGGIATLLPPQPVTDAIAEQVVGGLDGLVFTGGPDIDPATYGQARHPATDEPAHERDAWEFALLRAALADNLPVLGICRGAQLLNVALGGTLHQHLPDLVGHTRHQVGNAVFSTSGIRTVPGTRVAAVVGESTDAQCYHHQAIATLGRGLIASAHDADGVIEAVEVDPHGQGPQFCVAVQWHPEERLDDLRLFSAVVAAARARRGRRVPAR; from the coding sequence TTGAACGGCGCGGAGGCGGCTCGACCGGTGCTGGGGCTCACGACCTATCTGCAACAGGCGCAGACCGGGGTGTGGGATGTGCACGCGAGCTTCCTGCCGGCCGTCTACTTCGACGGGGTCACGAGGGCCGGCGGCATCGCGACGCTGCTGCCACCACAGCCGGTCACCGACGCGATCGCCGAGCAGGTGGTGGGCGGGCTGGACGGACTGGTGTTCACCGGCGGACCCGACATCGACCCGGCGACGTACGGGCAGGCCCGGCATCCGGCCACCGACGAACCGGCCCACGAACGCGACGCCTGGGAGTTCGCCCTGCTGCGCGCCGCGCTGGCGGACAACCTGCCGGTCCTGGGCATCTGCCGCGGCGCCCAGTTGCTCAACGTCGCACTCGGCGGCACGTTGCACCAGCACCTGCCCGACCTCGTCGGACACACCCGCCACCAGGTCGGCAACGCGGTTTTCAGCACGTCCGGGATCCGCACGGTGCCCGGCACCCGGGTGGCCGCGGTGGTCGGCGAGTCCACCGACGCGCAGTGCTACCACCATCAGGCCATCGCCACGCTCGGTCGGGGATTGATCGCCAGCGCGCACGACGCCGACGGAGTCATCGAGGCCGTCGAGGTCGACCCGCACGGCCAGGGGCCGCAGTTCTGCGTGGCCGTGCAATGGCATCCCGAGGAGCGCCTCGATGACCTGCGGTTGTTCAGCGCGGTGGTGGCGGCCGCCCGAGCGCGCCGCGGTCGGCGGGTCCCGGCGCGATGA
- a CDS encoding DUF1707 SHOCT-like domain-containing protein, whose translation MSEIDHQPAPMRISDADRNGTLRRLHNAVALGLIDIEEFEERSAQVSVARLRAELDVLVDDLPGPGAIVTSATDRVELRGVMGSLKRHGEWAVPTRLALVRRMGTVNLDLTRARFAGPIVVIELDLKFSSLDLRLPDGASASIDDVEVIVGSANDYRTDAPGEGRPHVVLSGKVVWGSVDIRGPRKGWRLRRGIR comes from the coding sequence ATGTCCGAAATCGATCACCAACCAGCCCCGATGCGGATCTCCGATGCCGATCGCAACGGCACGCTGCGCCGGTTGCACAACGCCGTCGCGCTCGGGCTGATCGACATCGAGGAGTTCGAGGAGCGCTCCGCGCAGGTCTCGGTCGCGCGACTGCGTGCCGAACTCGATGTGCTGGTCGACGACCTGCCCGGGCCGGGGGCGATCGTCACCTCGGCCACCGACCGGGTCGAACTGCGCGGCGTCATGGGTTCGCTCAAGCGTCACGGCGAGTGGGCGGTGCCCACCAGGTTGGCCCTGGTGCGGCGGATGGGCACGGTGAACCTGGATCTGACCCGCGCCCGGTTCGCCGGTCCGATCGTGGTCATCGAACTCGATCTGAAGTTCAGTTCGCTGGATCTGCGGCTACCCGACGGGGCCAGCGCCTCGATCGACGACGTCGAGGTCATCGTCGGCAGCGCGAACGACTATCGCACCGACGCCCCCGGCGAGGGCCGGCCGCACGTGGTCCTCAGCGGCAAGGTGGTGTGGGGTTCGGTGGACATCCGCGGACCCCGCAAGGGTTGGCGGCTGCGCCGCGGAATCCGCTGA